In Phormidium yuhuli AB48, one genomic interval encodes:
- a CDS encoding tetratricopeptide repeat protein → MLRRIVQGIINFFRGLFGKTASQEPAEPSRSPLSDSECEYYFLQLLDGVHQGWTGVKVERFFQVLGDRASDDHWIAWLHRFDQARQLDGRPQGELGQRLVALSQVSSRHLATVAGEIGRKLCDQAGVSTSTPTSAPTPTHDSAPPSDPHSSQSQPEPGLSTPTEEHQAQAQRWMERALEQLNQENNEAALLGFDRVLDLDPQNLRALIYRGDALAELKRFREALLAYEQAVQLDANSAEAWSHLGDLQHEMKRPQAALESWDKALAINPDDIQTWIHRGVALGLQLQRWDDALATWDKALELDRHDSDIWFRRGVALASLERWQEAIDSWDRALELNPYFRDAWINKGVALQKLGRYEEAIEANNRALGLEQGKQPKAASGDLKASVLEPDPNRPRDSATDAQTLEELYRQAQDQAQTQNYHAALRFLERAIALNPNDARLWRERSLNYQALEQFEEVLSACDRLLDLDAEDLQAYRLRAQTLQQLHRWEDANSTWDTILEHQPDDRQAWMNKGIVLQKLGRYAEAIEANKRAI, encoded by the coding sequence ATGCTGAGGCGGATTGTACAGGGGATTATCAACTTTTTTCGAGGCCTGTTCGGCAAAACAGCCTCTCAAGAACCTGCCGAACCGTCCCGCTCTCCCCTGAGCGACAGCGAATGTGAATACTACTTCCTGCAACTTCTCGATGGGGTCCATCAGGGCTGGACGGGGGTTAAAGTGGAGCGATTTTTCCAAGTGTTGGGCGATCGCGCCTCCGATGACCATTGGATTGCTTGGTTGCACCGCTTCGACCAGGCCCGCCAGCTCGACGGTCGCCCCCAAGGGGAACTCGGCCAGCGACTGGTGGCCCTGAGTCAAGTCAGTTCACGGCATCTGGCCACGGTAGCTGGGGAGATTGGGCGGAAACTCTGTGATCAAGCCGGGGTATCCACGAGCACCCCAACCTCTGCCCCCACACCAACCCACGACTCAGCCCCCCCCTCAGACCCCCACAGCTCACAGAGCCAACCTGAACCAGGCCTCAGCACCCCCACAGAGGAGCATCAAGCCCAAGCTCAACGCTGGATGGAGCGTGCCCTGGAACAACTCAATCAGGAAAATAACGAAGCCGCCTTACTAGGGTTTGATCGAGTCTTAGACTTAGACCCCCAGAACCTACGGGCCCTCATTTATCGTGGCGATGCCCTGGCTGAACTGAAGCGGTTTCGGGAGGCTTTGCTGGCCTACGAGCAAGCCGTCCAACTTGATGCCAACTCCGCCGAAGCTTGGAGTCATCTGGGAGATTTGCAACATGAAATGAAACGCCCCCAAGCGGCCCTAGAGAGTTGGGATAAGGCCCTCGCCATCAACCCCGACGATATCCAGACTTGGATTCATCGAGGGGTAGCCTTAGGCTTACAACTTCAGCGTTGGGATGACGCCCTCGCCACCTGGGACAAAGCCCTAGAACTCGATCGCCATGACTCTGATATTTGGTTTCGTCGTGGCGTGGCCCTGGCCAGTTTAGAACGCTGGCAGGAGGCGATCGACAGTTGGGATCGGGCCTTGGAGCTGAATCCCTATTTCCGAGATGCTTGGATTAATAAAGGGGTTGCCCTCCAGAAGTTGGGTCGTTATGAAGAAGCCATTGAAGCTAATAATCGCGCCCTAGGCTTAGAGCAAGGTAAACAGCCCAAAGCCGCTTCAGGGGATCTCAAAGCCTCTGTCCTTGAGCCAGACCCCAATCGTCCCCGGGATAGTGCCACTGACGCACAGACCCTGGAGGAACTGTACCGCCAGGCTCAAGACCAGGCACAAACACAAAACTATCATGCTGCCCTACGCTTTCTCGAACGGGCGATCGCCCTCAACCCCAACGATGCCCGACTCTGGCGAGAACGGAGTTTAAACTATCAGGCCCTCGAACAATTTGAAGAGGTCCTAAGCGCCTGCGATCGCCTCCTAGACCTAGATGCCGAAGACCTCCAAGCCTACCGCCTCCGGGCCCAGACCCTACAACAGCTACATCGCTGGGAAGATGCCAACAGCACCTGGGATACGATTCTCGAACATCAACCCGACGATCGACAAGCCTGGATGAACAAAGGCATCGTCCTCCAAAAACTCGGCCGCTACGCCGAAGCGATCGAAGCCAACAAACGAGCCATCTAG